From a single Lolium rigidum isolate FL_2022 chromosome 7, APGP_CSIRO_Lrig_0.1, whole genome shotgun sequence genomic region:
- the LOC124675120 gene encoding probable amino acid permease 7 isoform X2 translates to MAVHHSLEVVDGRCDDDDGRPPRTGTAWTCAAHIITAVIGSGVLSLAWSVAQLGWVAGPAALICFAVVTYVSASLLSDCYRSQDAEKGPRNRSYMDAVRFYLGKKYTWACGSLQFLSLYGCGVAYTITTATSMRAILKANCYHARGHQAPCTYDGSYYMLMFGGMQLLLSFIPDFHDMAWLSVVAAIMSFSYAFIGLGLGLANTISNGVIKGSITGVPMKTPVAKVWRVSQAIGDIAFAYPYSLILLEIQDTLKSPPAENKTMKKASIISIMVTTFFYLCCGCFGYAAFGSDAPGNLLTGFGFYEPYWLIDFANACIIIHLLGGYQVYSQPIYQFADRYFAERYPGSGFVNDFHTLKLPLLPPLRVNLLRVCFRTLYVASTTAVALFVPYFNEVLALLGALNFWPLAIYFPVEMYFIQRKVPRWSTRWVVLQGFSALCLLVSAFALVGSVQGVISQKLG, encoded by the exons ATGGCGGTGCACCACTCCCTCGAGGTGGTCGACGGCCGctgcgacgacgacgatggccgcCCGCCACGCACCG GGACGGCGTGGACGTGCGCGGCGCACATCATCACGGCGGTGATCGGGTCCGGGGTGTTGTCTCTGGCGTGGAGCGTGGCGCAGCTGGGGTGGGTGGCAGGCCCGGCGGCCCTGATATGCTTCGCGGTCGTCACCTACGTCTCCGCCTCCCTCCTCTCCGACTGCTACCGCTCCCAGGACGCCGAGAAGGGGCCCAGGAACCGCTCCTACATGGACGCCGTCCGCTTCTACCTCG GCAAGAAGTACACCTGGGCGTGCGGCTCGCTGCAGTTCCTCAGCCTCTACGGCTGCGGCGTCGCCtacaccatcaccaccgccactaGCATGAG GGCGATTCTCAAGGCCAACTGCTACCACGCGCGCGGGCACCAGGCTCCGTGCACCTACGACGGCAGCTACTACATGCTCATGTTCGGCGGCATGCAGCTCCTCCTCTCCTTCATACCGGACTTCCACGACATGGCATGGCTCTCCGTCGTCGCCGCCATCATGTCCTTCTCCTACGCCTTCATCGGCCTCGGGCTTGGCCTCGCCAACACCATCT CTAATGGTGTTATCAAAGGAAGCATAACGGGTGTGCCTATGAAAACCCCTGTCGCCAAGGTATGGCGCGTCTCGCAGGCCATCGGCGACATCGCGTTCGCGTACCCGTACTCCTTGATCCTCCTTGAAATTCAG GACACCTTGAAATCGCCACCGGCCGAGAACAAgacgatgaagaaggcgtccatcATCTCGATCATGGTCACCACCTTCTTCTACCTCTGCTGCGGCTGCTTCGGCTACGCCGCCTTCGGGAGCGACGCGCCGGGCAACCTCCTCACCGGCTTCGGTTTCTACGAGCCCTACTGGCTCATCGACTTCGCCAACGCCTGCATCATCATCCACCTCCTGGGTGGCTACCAG GTGTACAGCCAGCCGATCTACCAGTTTGCGGACAGGTACTTCGCGGAGCGGTACCCGGGGAGCGGCTTCGTCAACGACTTCCACACCCTGAAgctgccgctgctgccgccgctccGGGTGAACCTCCTGCGCGTCTGCTTCCGGACGCTGTACGTGGCGAGCACCACCGCCGTGGCGCTCTTTGTCCCCTACTTCAACGAGGTGCTGGCGCTGCTCGGCGCGCTCAACTTCTGGCCGCTCGCCATCTACTTCCCCGTCGAGATGTACTTCATCCAGCGGAAGGTGCCCCGCTGGTCCACGCGCTGGGTCGTCCTCCAGGGCTTCAGCGCCCTCTGCCTCCTCGTCAGCGCCTTCGCGCTCGTCGGCTCCGTCCAGGGCGTCATCAGCCAGAAGCTAGGCTAG